From Saprospiraceae bacterium, one genomic window encodes:
- a CDS encoding heavy metal translocating P-type ATPase metal-binding domain-containing protein, whose translation MFRRSEVQVQTKCYHCGDECLEVVLFEDKAFCCIGCKTVYGLLSSHELCEYYSLDSHPGFKTDSFIESRFKFLDRVDVAARLIHYSDNDNSHVRFLIPRMHCVSCLFLLENLHRFNSNILNSQVDFDKRKVSIIFNHNSISLREIVELLSKIGYEPYLSQDDLKTKDNKLFNRGLTLRLGVAGFCFANIMLLSFPEYLGLDISLDSDIAFTFRWLIFGLSLPVLLYSAQEFFYNSWIGLKNRYVNIDAPVSVAVLVTFVRSVIDIFSNHGPGFLDSMSGIVFFMLVGRYLQNKTKDSLDFDRDFNSNFPVSVNKLVNNAEYPVLLSEIKKDDVLQLRNFETIPVDGILVSESVDLDYSFITGESLPRNLKKGELVYQGGRVIHNSVQILALREFNKNSFVELWNTSFDEEKKMVRSVIHRLSQYFSLIVFSIAITTAIYWSATKPENIFNSVTSILIIACPCLLLLASSYTNGFLISLFSKYGFYFKNYTGIERLSECDQIVFDKTGTITSNSEMEVLYEGEPLSDYEKDLLVSVSSRSNHPFSKSIHQYLGSKKYLELDYFQEYTGLGLLAKCKEDVIKLGSRKFVENQTETNVLTHSEVYIKFNQSIKGKFIIQQKLRDGITDCILKLKVKGIHILSGDKEQSVKQLVSSIPRSVHYKSNCTPKDKLDFIKKLQSGGSKVVMLGDGLNDAGALKQADVGVSVLNGNFNFTPASDAILEGGQLNRFDKMLTLSKFGQKVIKAIFFYSFVYNIIGIFFAVTARLTPLISAVLMPISSLSIIFLSFLFLKVYEYKFLKDG comes from the coding sequence ATGTTTCGTAGGTCAGAAGTTCAGGTTCAAACCAAGTGTTATCATTGTGGTGACGAGTGCTTGGAGGTCGTATTATTTGAAGATAAAGCCTTCTGTTGTATTGGATGCAAAACGGTATATGGGTTGTTAAGCAGTCACGAGTTATGTGAGTATTACAGCTTGGATTCCCATCCCGGATTTAAAACGGATTCATTTATTGAGTCAAGATTTAAATTTTTAGATAGGGTGGATGTTGCCGCCCGTTTGATCCATTATTCTGACAATGATAATTCTCACGTACGTTTTCTAATACCCAGAATGCATTGTGTATCGTGTTTGTTTTTGTTGGAAAATTTGCATCGATTTAATTCCAATATATTAAATTCTCAGGTTGATTTTGACAAAAGAAAGGTAAGTATCATTTTTAATCACAATTCGATTTCACTGAGAGAAATTGTGGAGTTGTTGAGTAAAATCGGATATGAGCCTTACCTGTCTCAGGATGACCTTAAAACAAAAGACAATAAATTATTTAATCGTGGATTGACATTAAGACTTGGTGTAGCAGGATTTTGTTTTGCTAACATCATGTTGTTAAGTTTTCCTGAGTACCTAGGTTTGGATATTTCCTTAGATTCTGACATTGCTTTTACATTTAGATGGTTGATATTTGGTTTGTCATTGCCTGTTTTGCTTTACAGCGCGCAAGAATTTTTTTACAATTCTTGGATTGGATTAAAGAATCGCTATGTGAATATCGATGCTCCAGTTTCAGTTGCGGTGTTAGTTACGTTTGTTAGAAGTGTTATTGACATATTTTCTAATCATGGACCTGGATTTTTGGATAGCATGAGCGGCATCGTATTTTTTATGCTCGTGGGGAGATATTTACAAAACAAGACGAAGGATTCTCTTGATTTTGACAGAGATTTTAACAGCAATTTTCCAGTCTCAGTGAATAAATTGGTAAATAATGCAGAATATCCAGTATTGTTAAGTGAGATTAAAAAAGACGATGTATTGCAACTTCGGAATTTTGAAACCATTCCGGTGGACGGGATTCTTGTTTCGGAATCAGTTGATTTGGATTATAGTTTTATTACTGGGGAGAGTTTACCAAGAAATCTTAAAAAGGGAGAACTTGTATATCAAGGAGGTCGTGTTATTCATAATTCTGTTCAAATTTTGGCCCTTCGTGAATTCAACAAGAACTCTTTTGTTGAACTGTGGAATACTTCTTTTGATGAAGAAAAAAAAATGGTGCGATCTGTAATTCACAGACTCAGTCAATATTTTTCTTTAATTGTGTTTTCAATTGCTATTACAACTGCAATATATTGGTCCGCAACCAAGCCTGAGAATATTTTTAATTCGGTCACGTCGATATTGATCATTGCATGTCCATGTCTGTTGCTTCTTGCATCTTCATATACGAATGGATTTCTAATATCTTTGTTTTCAAAGTACGGTTTTTATTTTAAAAACTATACAGGGATTGAACGATTGTCGGAATGTGATCAGATTGTGTTTGATAAAACAGGTACCATTACTTCCAATAGCGAAATGGAGGTTTTATATGAAGGGGAACCGCTAAGTGATTACGAAAAAGATTTATTGGTTTCGGTCTCATCAAGATCCAATCACCCTTTTAGCAAATCAATCCACCAGTATCTTGGAAGTAAAAAGTATTTGGAGTTGGATTATTTTCAAGAGTATACAGGCTTAGGTTTGCTCGCGAAATGTAAAGAAGATGTAATCAAATTAGGTAGCAGGAAATTTGTAGAAAATCAAACTGAGACCAATGTTTTAACTCATTCAGAAGTTTACATTAAGTTCAATCAATCCATTAAGGGAAAGTTTATTATTCAACAGAAATTAAGAGATGGAATCACAGATTGTATATTAAAATTGAAAGTGAAAGGTATTCATATTTTAAGTGGAGACAAAGAACAGAGCGTTAAGCAGCTGGTATCTTCAATTCCAAGGAGTGTTCATTATAAATCAAACTGTACACCAAAGGATAAATTGGATTTCATAAAAAAATTACAATCCGGTGGTTCAAAAGTAGTTATGTTGGGTGATGGCTTGAATGATGCGGGAGCCCTTAAGCAGGCTGACGTAGGTGTATCCGTTTTAAATGGCAATTTTAATTTTACACCGGCCTCTGATGCCATTTTGGAAGGTGGGCAGTTAAATAGATTTGATAAGATGCTCACCTTGTCAAAATTTGGTCAGAAAGTTATAAAAGCTATTTTTTTCTATTCATTTGTTTACAATATTATAGGAATATTCTTTGCTGTTACTGCGAGACTTACTCCATTGATATCAGCTGTTCTTATGCCAATTTCATCATTAAGTATTATATTTTTATCATTCTTGTTTTTGAAAGTTTATGAATATAAATTTTTAAAAGATGGATGA
- a CDS encoding cbb3-type cytochrome c oxidase subunit 3: MKFKNYLTAIEDVSIYPLISLVLFVGFFCGVVFYVYKMKKSLADDYGQIPLK; the protein is encoded by the coding sequence ATGAAATTTAAGAATTATTTGACGGCAATTGAAGATGTGAGCATTTATCCACTCATTTCATTGGTTTTGTTTGTTGGCTTTTTTTGTGGGGTGGTTTTTTATGTTTACAAAATGAAAAAATCATTGGCCGATGATTATGGTCAAATTCCTTTAAAATGA
- the ccoN gene encoding cytochrome-c oxidase, cbb3-type subunit I translates to MELEKFYYDNKTVRNFAFATLVWGIVGFLVGVIVAFQLAFPSLNLGLEFVTYGRLRPIHTNAVIFAFVGNGIFTGVYYSLQRLLKSRMWSDKLSAIHFWGWQFIIVLAAITLSIGFTQGKEYAELIWPIDVLITLIWVVFGINMFGTILTRRERHLYVAIWFFIGTWVTVAMLHIVNSFAVPTSLFHSYSWYAGVQDALVQWWYGHNAVAFFLTTPYLGIMYYFVPKAANRPVYSYKWSIIHFWALIFIYIWAGPHHLLYTALPDWAQSLGTVFSVMLILPSWGGMLNGLFTLRGAWDKVKEDPVLKMFVVALTCYGMGTFEGPLLSLKNVNAISHYTDWTIAHVHIAALGWNGFLTFGMLYWLVPRLYNTKLYSTKLANTHFLIGVVAILLYAIPMYWSAFSQVFMWKQFTEAGQLKYQFLETVTKIIPMYIVRGIGGTVFLVGAGLMVYNLYKTIQLGQFTQDEQSEGLSLKKQSQSNLPKFWHAILERKPMLMLVFSLIVVAIGGLIELVPTFLIKSNVPTIASVKPYTPLELQGRDIYIKEGCYTCHSQMIRPFRDEVARYGDYSKGGEFVYDHPFQWGSKRTGPDLARIGGKYSDSWHYVHMLDPQTVAPGSIMPSYPWLFDKAIDMETTPAKIRAMQIMGVPYPADYDQQANIDLMKQAEGIVLKLKKDKIEIEANKEIIALIAYLQRMGKDGRLGNK, encoded by the coding sequence ATGGAGTTGGAGAAGTTTTATTACGACAACAAAACCGTTAGAAACTTTGCATTTGCCACACTTGTTTGGGGAATTGTTGGATTTCTGGTTGGTGTCATTGTTGCATTTCAATTGGCATTTCCATCGCTCAATCTGGGTTTGGAGTTTGTAACCTATGGCCGTCTTAGACCAATACATACCAATGCGGTTATTTTTGCATTTGTAGGGAATGGAATATTTACTGGAGTTTATTACTCTCTGCAGCGATTGTTAAAAAGCCGAATGTGGAGCGATAAATTAAGTGCCATCCACTTTTGGGGTTGGCAATTTATTATTGTTTTGGCCGCTATTACTCTTTCAATTGGCTTTACCCAAGGAAAAGAGTATGCAGAATTAATTTGGCCAATTGATGTCTTAATTACATTGATTTGGGTGGTCTTTGGGATAAATATGTTTGGTACTATTTTGACCCGCAGAGAGCGCCATCTTTATGTGGCTATATGGTTTTTTATTGGCACTTGGGTTACGGTTGCAATGCTTCATATCGTTAATTCATTTGCAGTTCCTACTTCATTGTTTCACAGTTATAGTTGGTATGCAGGTGTTCAAGACGCATTGGTTCAGTGGTGGTATGGGCACAATGCGGTAGCATTCTTTTTGACCACCCCGTATTTGGGAATTATGTACTATTTTGTGCCTAAGGCAGCAAATAGACCCGTATACTCATACAAGTGGAGTATCATACATTTTTGGGCGCTTATCTTCATTTACATTTGGGCGGGACCTCATCATTTATTATATACTGCTTTGCCAGATTGGGCTCAATCTTTGGGTACCGTGTTTAGTGTAATGCTCATTTTGCCAAGTTGGGGCGGTATGTTAAATGGACTTTTTACTTTGCGTGGAGCCTGGGACAAAGTGAAGGAAGATCCAGTACTCAAAATGTTTGTAGTGGCATTAACTTGCTATGGAATGGGAACATTTGAAGGACCTCTTCTATCATTAAAAAATGTGAATGCCATTTCCCATTATACAGATTGGACAATTGCTCATGTGCACATTGCAGCTTTGGGTTGGAATGGATTTTTGACTTTTGGAATGTTGTACTGGTTGGTCCCAAGACTATATAACACAAAGTTATATTCCACTAAATTGGCAAATACGCACTTCTTAATAGGTGTTGTTGCAATTCTATTGTATGCCATTCCAATGTATTGGAGCGCTTTTTCACAGGTATTTATGTGGAAGCAGTTTACAGAAGCCGGACAATTGAAATACCAGTTTTTGGAGACTGTCACAAAGATTATTCCTATGTATATTGTGAGGGGAATAGGTGGTACAGTATTTTTGGTGGGAGCGGGTCTAATGGTTTACAATCTTTATAAGACCATTCAGCTTGGGCAGTTTACCCAAGATGAGCAATCTGAAGGATTGAGTTTGAAGAAACAAAGTCAATCCAATCTGCCAAAATTTTGGCATGCCATCTTAGAAAGAAAGCCGATGTTGATGTTGGTTTTTAGTTTGATTGTTGTTGCCATAGGAGGATTGATCGAACTTGTACCAACATTTCTGATTAAATCCAATGTACCAACGATTGCTTCTGTAAAGCCTTATACGCCACTTGAGTTGCAAGGGCGAGATATTTACATAAAAGAAGGTTGCTATACCTGTCATAGTCAAATGATCAGGCCTTTTAGAGATGAAGTTGCACGATATGGCGATTATTCTAAGGGTGGTGAATTTGTGTACGACCATCCATTTCAATGGGGAAGTAAAAGGACGGGACCAGATTTGGCAAGGATCGGCGGAAAATATTCTGACAGCTGGCATTATGTGCATATGCTGGATCCGCAAACAGTTGCGCCAGGTTCAATCATGCCATCCTATCCATGGTTATTTGATAAAGCCATTGATATGGAAACGACTCCGGCTAAAATCAGAGCAATGCAAATAATGGGAGTGCCATATCCGGCTGATTATGATCAACAAGCAAATATTGATTTAATGAAGCAGGCCGAAGGTATTGTTCTAAAGCTTAAAAAGGACAAGATTGAAATTGAGGCAAATAAAGAAATAATTGCTCTGATAGCCTATTTACAACGGATGGGAAAAGATGGTAGGTTGGGAAACAAGTAA
- the ccoS gene encoding cbb3-type cytochrome oxidase assembly protein CcoS produces the protein MKIIILLLAVSLVVAIFFLLAFLWSITNGQFDDEYGPPRRMLFDNKKQNLNK, from the coding sequence ATGAAAATTATAATATTACTTTTGGCTGTAAGCCTTGTTGTGGCAATCTTTTTTCTACTTGCATTTTTATGGAGTATTACCAACGGACAATTTGATGATGAATATGGACCACCAAGGAGAATGCTGTTTGACAACAAGAAACAAAACTTAAATAAATAA